In Polynucleobacter sp. es-EL-1, the following are encoded in one genomic region:
- a CDS encoding penicillin-binding protein 1A, translating to MALPPNDKLPPNRRFNRQSDRRPSQQRAEHSPSKKTGGNPLIKALLIICMLFAVVFTLLMGYAFLIAKPNLPKISALVDYNPKSPLRIYTADKVLIGEFGEERRKVIPLSEIPMSMRNAVLAIEDDRFYSHGGVDYVGILRAALTNLRGNLSQGASTITMQVARNFFLSNEKTFSRKIYEVLLSWEIESQLSKDKILEIYMNQIFLGQRAYGFSSAAQIYFGKDIKDISIAEAAMLAGLPKAPSAYNPVSNFRRAKIRQEYILQRMRDLSYITPEQYQNAMAEELHIRGLGNEFSTRADFPAEMVRQLLFTQYGEAIYSQGIDVYTTILKADQDAAYRAVRRGIFDYDLRHAYRGPEGFIDLPEDSVKRQRAIDEALLAYPQLDDLQSGVVLNVKPKEMQVMIATGDLITLKGEGMKLANASLTDSTQPKKRLRPGAIVRLLSDGGVWKLAQLPQVEAAFVSMNADTGAILSLVGGFDFRRNQFNHVTQAQRQPGSSFKPFIYAAALEKGFSPSTMVNDAPLSIGSMETGSQAWEPKNYDGKYDGLMRLRTALAKSKNLVSVRIIRAIGPSYAQEYIQRFGFEADKHPPYLTMALGAGSVTPLQMASAYSVFANGGYRVDPYLINKMVDSKGTVLFEAKPTEAGVDATRVLDARTAFVMDSMLQEVTKSGTAASARAKLGRNDIAGKTGTTNDSHDAWFAGYSPKVVAIAWIGFDKPQSLGDRETGGGLALPMWTTYMATALKNEPQQGREVPAGVIQVDGDWFIPEFANDGGVRELQ from the coding sequence ATGGCTCTACCCCCCAATGACAAGCTGCCACCAAATCGGCGGTTTAACCGACAGTCTGATAGACGCCCAAGTCAGCAACGAGCGGAGCACTCCCCATCAAAAAAAACGGGGGGCAATCCCCTTATAAAAGCCTTGCTTATTATCTGCATGCTTTTTGCAGTGGTGTTCACGCTCCTAATGGGATATGCCTTTTTAATTGCTAAACCCAATTTGCCCAAAATTTCAGCTTTAGTGGACTACAACCCTAAATCACCGTTGCGCATCTACACGGCAGATAAAGTGCTTATAGGTGAGTTTGGGGAAGAGCGTAGGAAGGTGATTCCTTTGTCTGAAATTCCAATGAGCATGCGTAATGCCGTATTGGCGATTGAGGATGACCGTTTTTATTCTCATGGCGGAGTTGATTATGTAGGCATTTTGCGTGCCGCCCTGACCAACTTGCGCGGCAATCTTTCTCAGGGCGCATCGACCATCACGATGCAGGTAGCTAGAAATTTTTTCTTGAGTAATGAGAAAACTTTTAGCCGGAAAATTTATGAGGTCTTACTCTCCTGGGAAATTGAATCTCAATTAAGCAAAGATAAGATTCTTGAGATCTACATGAATCAGATTTTCTTGGGTCAAAGAGCTTATGGTTTTTCAAGTGCAGCCCAGATTTATTTTGGTAAGGATATTAAGGATATTTCTATTGCTGAAGCCGCGATGCTCGCAGGATTGCCTAAAGCTCCTTCGGCTTATAACCCTGTTAGCAATTTCCGACGAGCCAAAATTCGTCAAGAATATATTTTGCAACGGATGCGCGATTTGTCTTACATCACTCCTGAACAATATCAAAATGCCATGGCAGAAGAGTTGCACATTCGTGGCCTAGGGAATGAATTCAGTACACGCGCTGACTTCCCGGCTGAAATGGTTCGTCAACTGCTGTTTACACAATACGGTGAGGCAATTTACTCGCAAGGCATTGATGTCTACACCACTATCTTAAAAGCAGATCAAGATGCTGCATACAGAGCAGTGCGCCGCGGCATTTTTGACTATGACTTACGCCACGCTTATCGTGGGCCAGAAGGCTTCATTGATCTTCCAGAAGATTCAGTTAAGAGACAGCGCGCTATTGATGAGGCTTTGTTAGCTTATCCACAGTTAGATGACTTACAGTCTGGCGTGGTACTCAATGTAAAGCCAAAAGAGATGCAAGTCATGATTGCTACTGGAGATCTCATTACCCTAAAGGGTGAAGGGATGAAATTAGCAAACGCATCACTAACGGATAGTACTCAGCCTAAAAAACGTTTGCGTCCAGGCGCAATCGTCAGACTGTTGTCTGATGGTGGTGTTTGGAAATTAGCGCAATTGCCTCAAGTTGAAGCTGCTTTTGTGTCGATGAATGCTGACACGGGTGCAATTCTCTCTCTGGTGGGGGGATTTGATTTCCGTCGCAATCAATTCAATCATGTGACGCAGGCGCAGCGCCAACCTGGCTCCTCCTTTAAGCCGTTTATATATGCCGCTGCACTTGAAAAAGGCTTTTCTCCAAGCACGATGGTTAATGATGCACCTCTTTCGATAGGCAGCATGGAAACCGGTAGCCAAGCTTGGGAGCCAAAAAACTATGATGGCAAGTACGATGGCTTGATGCGTTTGCGTACAGCATTGGCTAAATCGAAGAACTTAGTTTCTGTTCGAATCATTCGCGCTATTGGACCATCTTATGCTCAGGAATATATTCAGCGTTTTGGATTTGAGGCCGATAAACACCCTCCTTACTTAACCATGGCTTTAGGTGCTGGTTCGGTAACGCCATTGCAGATGGCTTCTGCATATAGCGTCTTTGCAAACGGCGGCTATCGTGTTGATCCCTATTTAATTAACAAGATGGTGGATTCAAAAGGTACGGTTTTGTTTGAGGCTAAGCCAACAGAGGCGGGCGTTGATGCTACGCGTGTGCTTGATGCACGCACCGCTTTTGTGATGGATAGCATGCTTCAAGAGGTTACGAAGAGCGGGACTGCTGCAAGTGCAAGAGCAAAGTTGGGTCGCAACGATATAGCTGGTAAGACAGGAACAACCAACGATTCTCATGATGCTTGGTTCGCTGGTTATAGCCCAAAGGTTGTTGCTATTGCATGGATTGGTTTTGATAAGCCGCAAAGTTTAGGTGATCGGGAAACCGGTGGAGGACTTGCTTTGCCAATGTGGACTACTTACATGGCAACTGCCTTAAAGAATGAACCACAACAAGGGCGCGAAGTGCCCGCAGGAGTTATTCAAGTAGA